AGGCGGACGCCCTCCATGTGCTTGTCGGCCGTGATGTCGGCGATGCGGCCGATCGCGTGCCGGGCCGCCTCGACCGAGACGACGAACAGGATCGGGATCACCGCGTGCATGCCCACGCCGAGCGGATCCGGCCACGCGGCCGCGCCGTTGAAGGCGATCGTCGCCGCCGTCAGCAGCCAGGCCGTCTGACGCAGGAGGGGGAACGGGATCCTGATCCAGGTGAGGAGCAGATCCAGGGCCAGCAGCACGCAGATACCCGCGTCGATGCCGATCGGGAAGACGTAGGAGAAGTTCCCGAAGCCCTTCTGGAGGGCCAACTCGCGGACCGCCGCGTACGAACCGGCGAAGCCGATGCCGGCGATGACCACGGCACCGGCCACGACCACGCCGATGAGAATGCGGTGCATCCGAGTCAGCTGCATTGGCGCGGCCACCCGTACTCCCCTCCCCTTGCATGTTGTTGCGCGCAACAGGGTGGCACATGTGTGCGGAGAACGGGTGGCCGGATCCCGTCGGGACGGTTCAGCTCTTCGACGCGGGCTTCTTGGACGGCGAGGCCGAGGCGTCCTTCGAGGGCTTGTCCGACGCCCCCTTGGAAGGCGACTTCGACGGCGACTTCGACGCCGGTCCGGACGGGGCGCCGCCCGCCTTGCCGCCGCCCTTGCCGTTCGCGTCGGACACCGCGGCCACCGCTTCCTTGGCGGCCTTCTTCGCGTCCTTCAGCATGTCGTCGCCGCTCGGCGTCTTGTCGCCGGCCAGGCCCGCGCCGTTGTAGTCGAGCGTGACCACGACGTTCTCGACGCGCGCCACGATCGTCTGCTGCTTGAAGGTGCCTTCCTTCTTCTTCAGGTCGTAGCGCACGGCCGTCGCCTGGTCACCCGTACCGGTCACCGGCTCCGTCTTGACGCTCTTGGCGCCCTCGACGGCCTGGGCCTCCTGAACCTGCTTCTCGAAGTACTCCCGGGCCAGCTTGTCGGCCGGGCCGCGGGTGACGTCCGACTCGAAGCGCAGCATCGACACGTTCAGCCAGCGGAACTGCGAGCCCTTCACGCCGTTGTTGTCGAGGCTGTTCCAGGAACAGCTGCTGCGCGTCGAGATGTCGTCCGACTTGCCCTCCTTGCCGGACTTGCTCTCCGGCACGAGGTCCTTCAGCGTCTTCTTCGTGAACGCCTTGCACGGCTCCGGAAGCTTGCCGTACGCCGCCGCCTGCACGGTCGGGGACGGGCTCGCGGACGCGGATGCCGCGGCCTTCTCGGCCTTGTCCGCGCTGTCGCCGGAGCCGGAGTCCGAGGAGCAGCCGGCGGCGACCAGCATCACGGGGACGGCGGCCGCGCAGACAAGGACGCGGTTGAGGCGCTTCGCTCGCTGGTCTCGCTCTTCTCGGTGTGCTCGTCGCTGCATGGTTCCTTCACTCATGACGCTCGTGGTTCCCTGCGGTCGGAACGGGTCCGAGTGGTCACGGTACGCGGTGAGACAACGGTGTGTTCTTCCTTCGCGTGCTTTGCGGGCAGGCGTGAAGGGGCCGTGAAGGGGCCTCACTCGCCCAGCGAATCCGCCAGCTGCGAGGCCAGTTTCTGCGCCCTGTCCTGCATTTCCTTGCTGTCCGGGACGACGCCCACAGTCGTCGGCTGCTCCGCGTACTCGATGGTCACGATGACGTTGGACGTGCGGAACGCCACAGTCACCGTCCGCTGCTTGGCCGTCGAACCGGAACTGCTCAGCCCGTCGTCGAGGAAGGCCTCGTCGCCGAGGTCCTCCAGCACCCGGGGCTGCAACTCGGTCGGGGGAGCGGACACCGACGCCGAGGGCGAAGGGGAGCCGGACGGAGCGGGCGAGCCGCTCGGGGACGCGGCCGAACCACCCGCCGGAGTACTGCCGGAGGCCGCCGTCCCGGTGGCCGTCGGCTCGGGCAGATGGGCCGCCGCCTCCTGCTCCGCGAAGAGCTGCTCGGCCTGGCTGTCGTCGCTGACGGCGTTGTCGTAGGAGACGACCCGCTCGAAGTCGATCAGTAGATGGTCGGTGGCCGCCGGGGAGTCCACCTTCCAGCGGCAGGCGACCTTGCGGTCGGTGTCGAACGTGGTCGTCGGTTCGCCCTCGTAGGCCTTCTCGCGCTGCTCCTCGTCGTGTATCTGCCGGATGCCGGGCAGGAGTTCGTCGAGGGTGCTCTCGCTGACCTCGGCGCAGGGGTCGGGCAGCGTGCGGTAGCGGCCGGGCTCGGCGGCGGGCGATGCCGTGCCGGTGTCGCCCGGGTTGGAGTCGTCCGTCGAGCCGCCGTCGCCCGAGCCGCCGGTGCAGCCGGCCAGTACCGCCGCGAGGAGCGCTGCGATACCGGGTACACACGCCTTCCGTTGCACGTGGTGGCTCCTCTCGAGACGGATATTGGCTTGCCGCCGTGAGGCGGGCGATGAACACAATGTGTATCGCACGCACTGCCGTGGACGCCGGTCCGATTTCCCTTTCGTCGACCTTGGCTCCGGTATTTGCTGTTGAAGACTTCTGTTCATTTATGGGGGATTGAGGACGTTATGTCGTATGTAGAGATACCGGGTGCGAAGGTGCCGATCCGGATGTGGGCCGACCCGGCCTCGGTCGAGGGCTCGGCGCTCCAGCAGCTCCAGAACGTCGCCACGCTGCCGTGGATCAAGGGCCTGGCGGTCATGCCCGACGTGCATTACGGCAAGGGTGCGACGGTCGGCTCGGTCATCGCGATGCGGGGCGCGGTGTGCCCGGCGGCGGTGGGCGTCGACATCGGCTGCGGAATGTCGGCGGTGAAGACGTCCCTGACGGCGAACGACCTGCCCGGCGATCTGTCCCGGCTGCGGTCGAGGATCGAGCAGGTGATTCCGGTGGGGCGGGGGATGCACGACGATCCCGTGGACCCGGGGCGGTTCCATGGAGTGGCCACGGCGGGGTGGGACGGCTTCTGGGGGCGGTTCGACGGGATCGCGGAAGCAGTCAAATTCCGTCAGGAGCGTGCGACGAAGCAGATGGGAACGCTCGGCGGCGGAAACCACTTCGTCGAAGTCTGCACGGATATGGCCGGTTCTGTCTGGCTGATGCTGCACTCCGGTTCCCGGAACATCGGCAAGGAACTGGCCGAGCATCACATCGGCGTGGCCCAGAAGCTCCCGCACAACCAGGGCCTGGTCGACCGCGACCTCGCGGTCTTCGTCGCGGACACCCCGCAGATGGCGGCGTACCGCAACGACCTGTTCTGGGCGCAGGAGTACGCGAAGCACAACCGCTCGATCATGATGGCGCTCCTGAAGGACGTGATCCGCAAGGAGTTCAAGAAGGCCAAGCCCACCTTCGAGCCGGAGATCAGCGCGCACCACAACTACGTGGCCGAGGAGCGCTACGACGGGATGGACCTGCTCGTGACCCGCAAGGGCGCGATCCGGGCCGGCTCCGGCGAGTACG
This is a stretch of genomic DNA from Streptomyces hawaiiensis. It encodes these proteins:
- a CDS encoding DUF3558 family protein; protein product: MSEGTMQRRAHREERDQRAKRLNRVLVCAAAVPVMLVAAGCSSDSGSGDSADKAEKAAASASASPSPTVQAAAYGKLPEPCKAFTKKTLKDLVPESKSGKEGKSDDISTRSSCSWNSLDNNGVKGSQFRWLNVSMLRFESDVTRGPADKLAREYFEKQVQEAQAVEGAKSVKTEPVTGTGDQATAVRYDLKKKEGTFKQQTIVARVENVVVTLDYNGAGLAGDKTPSGDDMLKDAKKAAKEAVAAVSDANGKGGGKAGGAPSGPASKSPSKSPSKGASDKPSKDASASPSKKPASKS
- a CDS encoding DUF3558 domain-containing protein — translated: MQRKACVPGIAALLAAVLAGCTGGSGDGGSTDDSNPGDTGTASPAAEPGRYRTLPDPCAEVSESTLDELLPGIRQIHDEEQREKAYEGEPTTTFDTDRKVACRWKVDSPAATDHLLIDFERVVSYDNAVSDDSQAEQLFAEQEAAAHLPEPTATGTAASGSTPAGGSAASPSGSPAPSGSPSPSASVSAPPTELQPRVLEDLGDEAFLDDGLSSSGSTAKQRTVTVAFRTSNVIVTIEYAEQPTTVGVVPDSKEMQDRAQKLASQLADSLGE
- a CDS encoding RtcB family protein — translated: MSYVEIPGAKVPIRMWADPASVEGSALQQLQNVATLPWIKGLAVMPDVHYGKGATVGSVIAMRGAVCPAAVGVDIGCGMSAVKTSLTANDLPGDLSRLRSRIEQVIPVGRGMHDDPVDPGRFHGVATAGWDGFWGRFDGIAEAVKFRQERATKQMGTLGGGNHFVEVCTDMAGSVWLMLHSGSRNIGKELAEHHIGVAQKLPHNQGLVDRDLAVFVADTPQMAAYRNDLFWAQEYAKHNRSIMMALLKDVIRKEFKKAKPTFEPEISAHHNYVAEERYDGMDLLVTRKGAIRAGSGEYGIIPGSMGTGSYIVKGLGNAKSFNSASHGAGRRMSRTAAKRRFTTKDLEEQTQGVECRKDSGVVDEIPGAYKPIEQVIDQQRDLVEVVAQIKQVVCVKG